Part of the Cuniculiplasma divulgatum genome, CATTTAAGATGATGACCGGTCTCATAAATCCAACAGAGGGAAAAGTGCTGATAGAGGGAATAGATGTAACAAAAAATAGAACAAAAGCACTGATGAAGATTGGAGCTCTAATAGAAACACCAGAACCCTATGCAGCCTTAACCGTGGAAGAAGCAGTGAGACTGGCTGGTGAACTTAAGGGCATAAAGAAGAGAGAAGTAATTGATCATCTTGAAACCTTCGGAAGTCGTGTCAAGATACCAGGTCTGGACAGGAAGGTTGGTACATTATCCCGTGGTCAGAGGGCCAGAGTAGTTTTTGTTGCAGCGTTTTTAGGAAACCCGGACATCATATTTCTAGATGAGCCTACAAATGGTATGGATCCTGCAGAGAGGAAAATAATAAGGGATGTAATTCTTGAATGGAAGAAGGAACATATGATCCTAATGAGTTCACATCTGCTCCAGGAGGTAACCGATACGTGTGAAAACATTCTTTTCATCAACAATGGAAAATTACTTTTACAGGATTCTACAAGAAACATCGAATCAAGATTTAATTCAAAGAGTCTAAAAGTGGATTTCCTGAAATCTGTGAACACCAACAATCTAAAGGAAGCACTTGATGGGTTTGCAAGCGATGTAGAACCACAAACCGAGAAATCTGCCATAATATATTTCGACGGTGATCTTTCAAACAGAGTTAAGATACTTAAGGCGGTCCAAACCGTAGGAGATGTAATCACATTTTCAGAGTATGGTTCATCACTGGAAGAGGCATTTGTAAACCTGATTGATGAAAAGAGTCAGGCAAAATAAACCGACTTATATTATCTTTATCAGAATTATAATAAAATTTTGGAAATTTTTTTCAACTATACATTAAATTTACTGGTATTTGTAATCTGGTTTCCGTTTCTGAACAAAGGCAGAAATTCCTTCCATGAAATCCTTTGAATTATAGAGGTTTCCCATGGCTATGGATTCCATTTCCAGTCCAACATCCGCAGGCACCTCAGATCCCTTGTATATTAACTTCTTTGAGAGGGCTGCAGCAATGGGTGACACCTTTTCGCTCAGTTCCCTTGCAAATTCCATCGTCTTTTCCCTGAGTTCTTCCTTCGGATACAGTCTGGACACTATACCATAATCGCGGGCGACATCCCCTGTAAATCTCTCTCCTGTTAGAATTAGATAGGAAGCCCTTGACATACCGATAAGTTTCGCAAGCTTCTGGCTCCCACTCCATCCTGGCAGCAGACCTATAGTTGTTTCAGGGAATCCTATCACACATTCGCTGTGTGAAACCCTTATATCGCAGTTTAGTGACAGTTCAAAGCCACCACCTAAAACATAACCTCTCATTTCTGCAATAACAATTTTTGGAATTTCAGATAGCTTCCTGAATATTCTCTGGCCTTTTCTTGAGTGTTCCATGAAATCCATGAAATCAGGTATGAATTGAGTAAGCTCAGCCCCTGCAGAAAATACATTCTCATTACCTGCAATTACAATAACGAAGACTTCTCTGTCATTCCATAGTTTATCAATAACTCCGTCAAGTTCCTTTAGAACATTTGTATTTAGGAGATTGTTTTTTCCGTTATTCAGCTCAATTCTTGCCACCTTTCCGGAAATTGTGACTTTGATAAGTTTCCCTACTTCATTTACCGAATTCTTAACATTCGATGAGTTCTTCAACCTACCATCCATCGCCTCCTTCATTCTACCATCTTCAATGGATTTGGCAGGTTTGAATATATCTGCGCCAAACTTTTCATATAACTGTGTCAGTTTATCCTTTACTTCCTTGTTAGAAAGACCTTTAGCTACAGAGACTGGACCAAATGGTCTATTCATTCCGAGACAGAATCCCTTTTCAATATCATCCGGGCTTGCAACACCTTCTTCTATGAGCTTTACTGCCTCATTGATTTCCAGACAGAACACATCCAAAAGTTCCACCTTTGAGGATGGATTTGCCTTAGGTATTTGCGCCTTTCCGTCTTTCCATTTGTAAAAGCCTTCCCCCGTTTTAATTCCCAGCTTTTTCTCTTTAACCATCTTCAAAGGTATGGTTGTGTTTCCATATGCACTGGAGAGAGTTTTGCTGTAGTAATCCAGAGAATGTAGTACTGTATCAATTCCTACATAATCCATAAGCTCATAAGGTCCCATGGGTAAAGCCTGGCTCTTCGCAAACGCATCAATGGACTCAGGTGAATCTACTTTTTTCTCCAGTAGAAGGATGAAATAAAGTGATTCAGGTGCACTGATCCTGTTTACAACAAATCCTGCAGTATCCTTTAGTACTTTTATTGGCTCCTTTCCTATTTTCTTCGAAAAGTTATACACTTCCTGAAAGTTCTCTTCAGATGATTTTTCCCCTCTTATAACTTCTACCAGTTTCATCATGACTGGTGGATTGAAGAAATGCATTCCAACCAGCCTCTCTGGTCTTTTCAGCATGCCTGCTATTTCAGTTATTCTTATATTTGAAGTATTGGTAGCCAGGACTGCATCTGGTTCCGCAAACTTTTCAACAGAATTGAAAACTTCTTCCTTTAGTTCCGGAATTTCAGGAACAGCTTCTATCACAAGCTGCGATCCCTTAAGAGATGGCTCCATTTCCTTATAGAACATGATTCTTTCCATCACAAGGTTCTGGTCCTCGCTCTTCATCCTCCCAGCCTTTACAAGTCTTGCTAGGCTTTTTTCTATGCCTGACTTTCCCTTATCCAGTGCTTCAGGATAACTATCAAACAGGTTTACCCTGAAACCTGCAGTGGCAATAACCTGAGCTATTCCGCTACCCATTAATCCTGATCCTATAACCGTAACCTGCTTAATTTCCATAGGATCACTTCCTGAGTTTCTTCACAAGACCCGTCATTTTTGTTGCGCTCATGAGATCTCCAGAAATCTTAATTTTTCCTGTCATGTATGACATTACAGGATCAATTGTGCCATTGAAAAGGCTCAATAACGTCTCTTCCTTTCCACTAATTGTTGCGGTAGGTGCTGAATCAGTTCCCATATTGAATGTTACTTCACCCTTGGTTACCTTGACATAATAGGCCTCACCATCTGTAGGGGCAAACTGGAATGTTTTTTCCATAGTGGCAATTTCTTTCTTTACATCCTCATCATTTCCATATTTATCTAACATTTGTTTTAAAACATCGCCTGAAGACATGGATTACAATGATACAGCATATTATATGTTTATTGGTATTATTTATATTGTTTGGGTATATAAAAAAAAGGATTATGGTGCCTGGGCTGCTGAAAATAGAACCTGATCGAGGAATATCTCTTCGGGTTGGGCTCCGATTATTGGCTCATCAATATTACTTATGGTTGTGTGTGGAACGCTTGAAACTGCTGCGGCTTCTGCCTCTTCTTCAAATTCGTATGATTCTACCATATCTCCAGTAATATTTGGGTTCACAAGGGCAAAATTGTGTGCCATTCTAACTGCTGAAGGGCAGTATGGGCAGGTTGGTGTTATAAACACTCTTATGCTGACCGGTTTTTCAATGGTTTTTAACTTATCAATTGTGCTTTCCCTGAGTTCTATCTTCCCAGTGGAGAATGTTTCTATATCTTCAATTATAGACCTGAATTCATAACCTGATGGAATCCCAAAGTATCTCACATTTCCATTCTGGAATCTGTCTGAAAATAGTATGACCACTGGAGCCTTTTCTATTTTATATTTCTTTGATTCCTCATCTCCAAGTTCATGTATCTCAACCTTAACCTTATCTGTTATTTCTGCTATCTCCCTCATTAGCTGTTCTGTATCGTTGCAGTACTGGCACGACTTATTATCATCCTTGAAGACCTTAATTGTAACTTCATCCACCATTGTGGTAGAAAACTGTTCTTTTAATTTTGTTCTATATTCATCATTTATTAATTGCATGTTTAATGCATTGTGATAAGTTATTAAAACATGTTTGTAAAAATTAAAATGTAAACTGGAAATATCCATAGTTGATGTATTTTAAATTTCACTTTAATCCATATAACATACCGCATTAGGCTAATAAATACAGACCCGTGAAAAATATAATAATATTTTTCACAACAGTCACATCTATCTGAATGAATTATTCATTAATTCCAGTAGTATAAAACATAACAATTTTAATCAAGATACTAATTTCCAAATATTGAAACTTTTAAAGATCAGGAAGATCACAGTTGGTCCACTGATGACGGACTGCTATATACTGTCAAATTCAGATGAATGTGTTATAGTTGATGCAGGAGGAAATCCTGAAAAGATAATAGAAGAAATTGAAAAGTTCAATCTGAAGCCAAAATTTATCATTGCCACACATGGTCACTTCGACCATTTTCTGGCAGCAAGAGAAATACAGAGGAAGTATGATATTCCATTTTATATCAACGAAAAGGATAAAGAAATGCTTCAATCAAAAGATTATTCGGCGGAGCATTTCATAAAGGGTTTAAAGGCAGAAATTCCCGACAGCATTATAACATTCAGTGATGGATTCGTATTCAAGGTTGGGAGTCACCAGTTGAAAATTATGGAAACTCCTGGGCACACACCTGGAAGTTCCTGTATAGTTGGAGACGGCTTCATACTCACCGGAGACACGTTATTCAGAATGTCCATAGGAAGAATGGATTTTGGAGGTAATGAAGAAGACATGATCAGAAGTCTGAAAAAACTTTCCCAGATGAAGGAGTCTACAAGAATATATCCGGGCCATGGTGATCCGAGTGATATACGTTATGAGCTGCTAAACAATTTTTATTTCCAGAATGTTGCAAACAAAAACAGTTTATATTGAATTCACGACGTGAGTATACAGACTGCAACTGTATTAAGATCAAACCACTGCAGTCCAGTTGTAAGTCATATTAAGAATAGTTAAATTAAAAATTTTGATAATTGTTGGTTCACTGTCTCTTATCAATTGGTACGTATTCAACATCCAGCTTGCCC contains:
- a CDS encoding ABC transporter ATP-binding protein, which gives rise to MNTKSVKVSNLTKKYGNFKAVDNISFDLEGDGAIAYLGQNGAGKTTTFKMMTGLINPTEGKVLIEGIDVTKNRTKALMKIGALIETPEPYAALTVEEAVRLAGELKGIKKREVIDHLETFGSRVKIPGLDRKVGTLSRGQRARVVFVAAFLGNPDIIFLDEPTNGMDPAERKIIRDVILEWKKEHMILMSSHLLQEVTDTCENILFINNGKLLLQDSTRNIESRFNSKSLKVDFLKSVNTNNLKEALDGFASDVEPQTEKSAIIYFDGDLSNRVKILKAVQTVGDVITFSEYGSSLEEAFVNLIDEKSQAK
- a CDS encoding 3-hydroxyacyl-CoA dehydrogenase/enoyl-CoA hydratase family protein, with the translated sequence MEIKQVTVIGSGLMGSGIAQVIATAGFRVNLFDSYPEALDKGKSGIEKSLARLVKAGRMKSEDQNLVMERIMFYKEMEPSLKGSQLVIEAVPEIPELKEEVFNSVEKFAEPDAVLATNTSNIRITEIAGMLKRPERLVGMHFFNPPVMMKLVEVIRGEKSSEENFQEVYNFSKKIGKEPIKVLKDTAGFVVNRISAPESLYFILLLEKKVDSPESIDAFAKSQALPMGPYELMDYVGIDTVLHSLDYYSKTLSSAYGNTTIPLKMVKEKKLGIKTGEGFYKWKDGKAQIPKANPSSKVELLDVFCLEINEAVKLIEEGVASPDDIEKGFCLGMNRPFGPVSVAKGLSNKEVKDKLTQLYEKFGADIFKPAKSIEDGRMKEAMDGRLKNSSNVKNSVNEVGKLIKVTISGKVARIELNNGKNNLLNTNVLKELDGVIDKLWNDREVFVIVIAGNENVFSAGAELTQFIPDFMDFMEHSRKGQRIFRKLSEIPKIVIAEMRGYVLGGGFELSLNCDIRVSHSECVIGFPETTIGLLPGWSGSQKLAKLIGMSRASYLILTGERFTGDVARDYGIVSRLYPKEELREKTMEFARELSEKVSPIAAALSKKLIYKGSEVPADVGLEMESIAMGNLYNSKDFMEGISAFVQKRKPDYKYQ
- a CDS encoding SCP2 sterol-binding domain-containing protein produces the protein MLDKYGNDEDVKKEIATMEKTFQFAPTDGEAYYVKVTKGEVTFNMGTDSAPTATISGKEETLLSLFNGTIDPVMSYMTGKIKISGDLMSATKMTGLVKKLRK
- the pdo gene encoding protein disulfide oxidoreductase; this encodes MQLINDEYRTKLKEQFSTTMVDEVTIKVFKDDNKSCQYCNDTEQLMREIAEITDKVKVEIHELGDEESKKYKIEKAPVVILFSDRFQNGNVRYFGIPSGYEFRSIIEDIETFSTGKIELRESTIDKLKTIEKPVSIRVFITPTCPYCPSAVRMAHNFALVNPNITGDMVESYEFEEEAEAAAVSSVPHTTISNIDEPIIGAQPEEIFLDQVLFSAAQAP
- a CDS encoding MBL fold metallo-hydrolase codes for the protein MKLLKIRKITVGPLMTDCYILSNSDECVIVDAGGNPEKIIEEIEKFNLKPKFIIATHGHFDHFLAAREIQRKYDIPFYINEKDKEMLQSKDYSAEHFIKGLKAEIPDSIITFSDGFVFKVGSHQLKIMETPGHTPGSSCIVGDGFILTGDTLFRMSIGRMDFGGNEEDMIRSLKKLSQMKESTRIYPGHGDPSDIRYELLNNFYFQNVANKNSLY